One segment of Prionailurus bengalensis isolate Pbe53 chromosome X, Fcat_Pben_1.1_paternal_pri, whole genome shotgun sequence DNA contains the following:
- the TENT5D gene encoding terminal nucleotidyltransferase 5D, with the protein MSEIRFSNLTWDQVIILDQVLDEVIPIHGRGNFPTLEVKPKDIIHVVKDQLIEQGIIVKDSRLNGSTASYILASHSGISYKDLDVIFGVELPSDQEFQVIKDAVLGCLLDFLPKGVKKEKITLKTMKEAYVQKMVKVCNMHDRWSLISLSNNTGKNVELKFVNSLRRQFEFSVDSFQIVLDPMLEFYSDKNARLTKEYYPVVIAESMYGDFQEAMTHLQYKLISTRKPEEIRGGGLLKYSNLLVRDFKPACEAEIKTLERYMCSRFFIDFPDVVEQQKKIESYLRNHFIGEENSKYDYLMTLRGVVNESTVCLMGHERRQTLNMITFMALKVLGEQNILPNTDNVTCFYQPAPYFAAEGGYPNYYVTSGPPPIFFQPYQPLHFHVPNGMV; encoded by the coding sequence ATGTCTGAAATCAGATTTAGCAATCTCACTTGGGATCAAGTTATAATACTGGATCAAGTGTTAGATGAAGTAATTCCAATTCATGGAAGGGGAAATTTCCCCACATTGGAGGTAAAACCAAAAGATATCATTCATGTTGTGAAAGACCAATTGATAGAGCAAGGAATTATTGTTAAAGATTCCCGATTGAATGGTTCCACAGCAAGTTATATACTTGCAAGCCACAGTGGAATCAGCTATAAGGATCTTGATgttatttttggtgttgaattaCCAAGTGATCAGGAATTTCAAGTTATTAAGGATGCAGTTCTAGGTTGTTTACTGGACTTTTTACCAAAAggtgtgaaaaaggaaaagatcacCCTAAAGACCATGAAAGAGGCTTATGTGCAGAAGATGGTCAAAGTTTGCAATATGCATGATCGTTGGAGTCTCATTTCTCTTTCAAACAACACTGGAAAAAATGTAGAGCTAAAATTTGTGAATTCACTCAGACGGCAATTTGAATTTAGTGTTGATTCCTTTCAAATTGTTTTGGATCCCATGTTAGAATTTTACAGTGACAAAAATGCTAGGCTAACCAAAGAATATTATCCTGTTGTGATAGCCGAAAGCATGTATGGAGACTTCCAAGAAGCAATGACACATTTGCAATACAAGCTTATATCTACTAGAAAACCTGAAGAGATTAGAGGTGGTGGCCTTCTGAAGTACAGCAACTTGCTGGTTCGTGATTTTAAACCAGCTTGtgaagcagaaatcaagacaCTGGAACGTTACATGTGTTCTAGATTCTTCATTGATTTTCCTGATGTAGTAGAACAGCAAAAGAAGATTGAATCGTACCTCCGTAACCATTTCATAGGTGAAGAAAATAGCAAATATGACTACCTTATGACCTTGCGTGGAGTTGTGAATGAAAGCACTGTTTGCCTTATGGGTcatgaaagaaggcagacactcAATATGATCACCTTTATGGCTTTAAAAGTACTTGGAGAACAGAATATTTTACCCAATACAGACAATGTAACTTGCTTTTATCAGCCTGCTCCATACTTTGCTGCTGAGGGAGGGTATCCTAATTATTATGTAACATCTGGACCACCACCGATTTTTTTCCAACCATACCAACCACTGCACTTTCATGTGCCAAATGGTATggtctaa